From Selenomonas ruminantium AC2024, a single genomic window includes:
- a CDS encoding dicarboxylate/amino acid:cation symporter, giving the protein MRKLNLATQVLIAFVIGTVLGIIFQKDILFLQPVGDIFLRLIQMIVVPLIFCSIIGGIANIGDIGKLRRIGSKVLGFYVITTILSTIIGLAVANFMQPGKGFSADQIIATGEPIKEAAPMTVGSTILGMIPANPLHALSEGNIMQVIVFAAFLGIVMTMLGSKVSTVKKFVEESTLIMFKLTDIVMLTTPLGVLALAACSVGEYGTAMFSALGMFILTHYVGAFAVIVLLYLFIIKVIAKIPLTEFFRKIISVWLVAFSTTSSSGTLPVSLKVTEEDFRVKSELASFSLPLGATINMNGIAVYYAVTIIFVSQIYGVDLTLGQQAMFIFLTTLISIGTPGIPASGIVLAIMLLNTMGLPTAIMGMIVGIFRPIDMIHTALNVTGDVVSTLAVARMENMYEDDTAGTDTELIAEPAFNHEK; this is encoded by the coding sequence ATGCGAAAACTTAATCTAGCGACACAGGTGCTGATTGCTTTTGTCATCGGCACAGTGCTCGGCATCATCTTTCAGAAAGACATCTTGTTCCTGCAGCCTGTGGGCGATATCTTCCTGCGGCTGATTCAGATGATTGTCGTGCCCCTGATTTTCTGCTCCATCATTGGCGGTATTGCCAATATCGGGGACATTGGCAAGCTACGGCGCATCGGTTCCAAGGTTTTGGGCTTTTACGTCATCACCACGATTCTCTCCACCATCATCGGTCTGGCGGTTGCCAACTTCATGCAGCCGGGCAAGGGCTTCAGCGCCGACCAGATTATCGCGACAGGCGAGCCCATCAAGGAGGCCGCGCCCATGACCGTGGGCAGCACGATACTAGGCATGATTCCGGCAAATCCCCTGCACGCCCTCAGTGAAGGCAATATCATGCAGGTGATTGTCTTTGCCGCCTTTCTCGGCATTGTCATGACCATGCTGGGCAGCAAGGTCAGCACGGTCAAAAAATTTGTCGAAGAAAGCACGCTCATCATGTTCAAGCTCACCGATATCGTCATGCTGACTACACCATTGGGCGTGCTTGCTCTGGCGGCGTGCAGTGTCGGTGAATACGGAACTGCGATGTTCAGCGCTTTGGGCATGTTCATTCTGACCCATTATGTCGGCGCCTTTGCCGTCATTGTACTGCTTTACTTATTCATCATCAAAGTCATTGCCAAAATTCCGCTTACGGAATTTTTCCGCAAGATTATCAGCGTATGGCTCGTAGCATTCAGCACTACGAGCAGTTCCGGAACCCTGCCGGTCAGCCTCAAAGTCACGGAAGAGGATTTCCGCGTCAAGAGCGAACTGGCCTCCTTCTCCCTGCCGCTGGGTGCCACCATCAATATGAACGGTATTGCGGTTTACTACGCCGTCACCATCATCTTTGTTTCCCAGATTTACGGCGTTGACCTCACGCTCGGACAGCAGGCCATGTTTATCTTCCTGACCACATTGATTTCCATTGGTACACCGGGCATTCCCGCCAGCGGCATCGTGCTCGCCATCATGCTGCTGAACACCATGGGCCTGCCCACCGCCATCATGGGCATGATTGTGGGCATCTTCCGCCCCATCGACATGATTCACACCGCCCTCAACGTGACCGGCGATGTGGTCAGTACGCTGGCTGTTGCGCGTATGGAAAATATGTATGAAGACGATACAGCAGGCACAGACACAGAACTTATCGCCGAACCTGCATTCAATCACGAAAAATAA
- the mnmA gene encoding tRNA 2-thiouridine(34) synthase MnmA, translated as MSRGKVIVGMSGGVDSAVTAYLLKAAGFEVIGITLKSWESGSSKCCEIDEAARTADILGIAYYPWNTVACFHDYVTKPFVADYEAGRTPNPCVECNRYVKWEQLLSVAAHMRADYVATGHYAIIERLENGRYTLRASADKQKDQSYMLYKLTQAQLARTILPLGRLTKAEVRDIARKAGLNVADKEDSQEICFVTEGSYTDYIEEYSDKDLTMTGNFVDEMGKVLGQHKGIIHYTVGQRKGLGLALGYPAYVKEIRAAANEVVISGEEGLYTQEVFCKDLCFMSREVVEGEDVSAQVKIRYHHAGATASLQRIADDQIKINFAEPVRAPAPGQSAVFYDEQGNIIGGGKIFLAK; from the coding sequence ATGAGCAGAGGTAAGGTAATCGTGGGCATGTCCGGCGGGGTGGATAGTGCGGTGACGGCGTATTTGCTGAAGGCGGCAGGTTTCGAGGTCATCGGCATTACGTTAAAATCGTGGGAGAGTGGCAGCAGTAAGTGTTGTGAGATAGATGAGGCTGCCCGGACGGCGGATATTTTGGGCATTGCCTATTATCCCTGGAATACGGTGGCATGTTTCCATGATTATGTGACGAAGCCCTTTGTGGCGGATTATGAAGCGGGGCGCACGCCCAACCCCTGCGTGGAGTGCAACCGCTATGTGAAGTGGGAGCAGCTGTTAAGCGTCGCGGCGCATATGCGGGCAGATTATGTGGCGACCGGCCACTATGCCATCATCGAGCGGCTGGAAAATGGCCGCTATACGCTGCGGGCAAGCGCAGATAAGCAGAAAGACCAGTCCTACATGCTCTACAAACTCACGCAGGCACAGCTCGCGCGTACCATTCTGCCCTTGGGGAGGCTGACCAAAGCCGAGGTGCGGGATATTGCCCGCAAGGCAGGGCTCAATGTAGCGGATAAGGAAGATTCGCAGGAAATCTGCTTTGTGACAGAGGGCAGTTACACCGATTATATTGAAGAATATAGTGACAAAGATTTAACAATGACAGGAAATTTTGTCGATGAAATGGGCAAGGTTTTGGGTCAGCATAAAGGAATCATTCATTACACAGTCGGTCAGCGAAAAGGCTTGGGGCTGGCGTTAGGTTATCCTGCCTATGTTAAGGAGATACGCGCCGCAGCCAATGAAGTGGTCATAAGCGGTGAGGAAGGGCTATACACGCAGGAAGTTTTCTGTAAAGACCTGTGCTTTATGTCACGTGAGGTTGTAGAAGGCGAAGATGTTTCAGCGCAGGTAAAGATACGCTACCACCATGCAGGTGCAACCGCCAGCCTGCAGCGCATCGCTGACGACCAGATAAAGATAAACTTTGCCGAGCCTGTCCGCGCTCCGGCACCAGGTCAGTCGGCAGTTTTTTACGATGAGCAGGGCAATATTATTGGCGGTGGGAAAATTTTTTTGGCAAAATAA
- a CDS encoding peptidase C39, translating to MKNPLRYQVSEYDCGPTSMLNAISYLFEREEIQPEILRNIMIYSLDCYGKGGVPGKNGTSRMAMMFLSRWLSGVGEAGILPIESQYLSGKAVYLGENSLVVDALNRGGVVVVRLHMDGEHYVLLTKRDGEKIYLFDPYYMTENPFGEEIVCTLSQPLSYNRVVPFSCFNREDVAPYALGRVEEREAVLLFDTRNKLTAERTIEYFI from the coding sequence ATGAAAAATCCCTTGCGTTATCAGGTATCGGAGTATGATTGCGGGCCGACCTCCATGCTCAATGCGATTTCCTATCTGTTTGAGCGCGAAGAAATCCAGCCGGAAATTCTGCGCAACATCATGATTTATTCGCTGGATTGCTATGGCAAAGGCGGCGTGCCCGGCAAAAACGGCACTTCCCGCATGGCAATGATGTTTTTATCCCGCTGGCTGTCCGGTGTGGGAGAGGCAGGGATATTGCCTATCGAAAGCCAATATCTTTCCGGCAAGGCGGTGTATTTAGGCGAGAACAGTCTGGTGGTGGATGCCTTGAACCGTGGCGGCGTGGTGGTCGTGCGCCTGCATATGGACGGGGAACATTATGTATTGCTGACTAAGCGGGATGGGGAAAAGATTTATCTTTTTGACCCGTATTATATGACGGAAAATCCGTTCGGTGAGGAGATTGTATGCACCTTGTCGCAGCCACTGTCCTATAACCGCGTTGTGCCTTTTTCCTGCTTTAACCGGGAGGATGTTGCGCCGTATGCTTTGGGGCGTGTGGAGGAGCGGGAGGCGGTACTCTTGTTTGACACCCGCAATAAACTTACGGCAGAACGGACGATTGAATATTTTATTTGA
- a CDS encoding M20 metallopeptidase family protein produces the protein MFHCDSGFARECRRWLHQHPELSNQEYNTAKFIREKLNEFGIEYQEVEKTGTFARIKGHRDNGRTILLRADIDALPIEEQTDLPYKSVNPGVMHACGHDVHTAALLAAAKKLAELKGSFAGTVLLVFQQAEEMGHGSQYFREQGLLNNYDRAFGVHIAPDVPVGTVVFSRKEDAASCDFFRINLTGRKAHTSKPHLGRDALQAGAVLVGEISKLSGRLLPSDEPVNVGIGVFKAGTSYNIVADSALIEGSFRVFSEENREKLKAKIHELAENIAAVYGVQAAVTYDCNASPLINDEQAREEAAQIARKLLGEDKVTISEAPVFGFAADDFAEYIKDVPGVYAHVGTAREGSDSARVLHSEKLAPAEEAVEVAADLHINYALNFLGQDKEYLSELDDTLVKI, from the coding sequence ATGTTTCATTGTGACAGCGGATTTGCCCGGGAATGCCGCAGATGGCTGCATCAGCATCCGGAACTGAGCAATCAGGAATACAATACGGCGAAATTCATTCGGGAAAAATTGAACGAGTTTGGCATAGAATATCAGGAAGTGGAGAAAACCGGAACCTTTGCGCGGATAAAGGGGCACCGTGACAATGGCAGAACGATTCTCCTGCGGGCGGATATTGATGCTTTGCCCATTGAGGAACAGACGGATTTACCTTATAAATCGGTAAATCCAGGTGTCATGCATGCCTGCGGCCATGATGTGCATACGGCGGCGCTGTTGGCGGCGGCGAAGAAACTTGCCGAGCTGAAAGGCAGCTTTGCCGGTACGGTACTGCTGGTCTTTCAGCAGGCAGAGGAGATGGGGCATGGTTCGCAGTATTTCCGGGAGCAGGGACTCTTAAACAATTACGATAGGGCTTTTGGCGTTCATATTGCCCCCGATGTGCCAGTCGGGACGGTGGTGTTTTCGCGCAAGGAAGATGCGGCTTCCTGCGATTTTTTCCGCATAAATCTGACGGGCAGGAAAGCGCATACCTCCAAGCCGCATCTGGGCAGGGATGCCCTGCAGGCAGGCGCGGTATTGGTGGGCGAAATCAGCAAGCTTTCGGGCAGGCTTTTGCCGTCGGATGAACCGGTCAATGTAGGCATTGGTGTCTTTAAGGCAGGCACTTCCTATAATATTGTAGCCGATAGTGCCCTTATCGAAGGCAGTTTTCGGGTCTTCTCAGAGGAAAACCGTGAAAAGCTCAAGGCGAAAATCCACGAGCTGGCGGAAAATATAGCGGCAGTGTACGGTGTGCAGGCGGCAGTGACCTACGATTGCAATGCCAGCCCATTGATTAACGATGAACAGGCGCGGGAAGAAGCAGCGCAGATTGCCCGGAAACTTTTGGGCGAGGATAAGGTGACGATTTCTGAAGCACCGGTCTTTGGCTTTGCCGCCGATGATTTTGCCGAGTACATCAAGGACGTTCCCGGCGTATATGCACATGTAGGAACCGCCAGGGAGGGTTCGGATTCAGCCAGAGTGCTCCATAGCGAAAAACTGGCACCGGCAGAAGAAGCGGTGGAGGTTGCCGCCGATTTGCACATTAACTACGCCTTGAACTTTTTGGGACAGGATAAAGAATATCTTTCTGAACTGGATGACACTTTAGTAAAAATTTAA
- a CDS encoding YezD family protein produces MKDVPVDVLNYIMSVLRGLYFGEVVLIAQNGVLIQVERTEKMRVHPWQGIPKPAEWSEDTERNLRRTIERELASLYYGRLSIIVKQGTVTHFDRLEKQRFMDGDGI; encoded by the coding sequence ATGAAGGATGTACCTGTTGATGTATTGAATTACATTATGTCGGTTTTACGGGGCCTGTACTTCGGGGAAGTGGTACTGATTGCCCAGAATGGTGTTCTGATTCAGGTGGAGCGTACCGAAAAGATGCGTGTGCATCCCTGGCAGGGCATTCCAAAACCTGCGGAATGGTCGGAGGATACCGAGCGGAATTTGCGCCGCACCATTGAGCGAGAGCTTGCCAGCCTTTATTATGGCCGCTTGAGCATCATCGTAAAACAGGGTACAGTTACCCATTTTGACCGTTTGGAAAAACAGCGGTTTATGGATGGCGATGGTATTTGA
- a CDS encoding esterase family protein, with product MVKEHISWYSERLQRDMSIRIYGDKGTPVLVFPTQDAMSDNFENFGMIDTLSGYLNEGRIQLFCVDTVDTETWSNVWGDKGWRANRQEAYYNYIVAEVLPFIADRNGTGKLPIVTGCSLGGLHAAILFLRRPELFAGILSLSGVYDAKFFFDGWLNETLYENSPMDFLAQMPPDHPYIRQYNEKPIILCVGQGAWEDEGRRTTAIMGDIFHAKGIHGWTDFWGYDVNHDWCWWQKQILYFLPYMLGETRIGG from the coding sequence ATGGTAAAAGAACATATCAGTTGGTACAGTGAGCGCTTGCAGCGGGATATGAGCATCCGCATCTATGGGGACAAGGGGACGCCTGTTTTGGTGTTTCCCACGCAGGATGCCATGAGCGATAATTTCGAGAACTTCGGCATGATTGATACGCTGTCTGGGTATCTAAATGAAGGAAGGATTCAGCTCTTTTGCGTAGATACGGTGGATACGGAAACCTGGTCAAATGTCTGGGGCGATAAGGGCTGGCGTGCCAACCGTCAGGAAGCGTACTATAACTATATCGTGGCGGAGGTCTTGCCCTTTATCGCGGACAGGAATGGCACGGGCAAATTGCCGATTGTGACCGGCTGCAGTCTGGGCGGTCTGCATGCGGCAATATTATTCCTGCGCCGTCCGGAACTTTTTGCGGGAATATTGTCCCTGTCGGGCGTTTACGATGCCAAGTTCTTCTTTGATGGCTGGCTGAATGAAACGCTTTATGAAAACTCGCCGATGGATTTTTTGGCGCAGATGCCGCCTGACCATCCGTATATCCGGCAGTACAACGAAAAGCCCATCATTCTCTGTGTCGGTCAGGGTGCCTGGGAAGATGAGGGCCGACGTACGACCGCCATTATGGGCGATATTTTCCACGCGAAGGGGATTCACGGCTGGACGGATTTTTGGGGTTATGATGTGAACCACGACTGGTGTTGGTGGCAGAAGCAGATTTTGTACTTCCTGCCCTATATGCTGGGTGAAACAAGAATTGGAGGCTAA